The window GAGCTCTTCACCTTATTGTGTAGGCGGTTCATGCTGTGGTAATAATAATACGAAATCAGCAAATGTATTACTCTGACCTTGATAAACCACAAGGAGGTCTCCTCCAACAACCTCCTCAATACCTTGCTGTTTACTTCTCTGTTGGTGTTACTCCCGGTTCGGACTCCTTCCTTCCGAGCCGGGGATGACCCACTCTTCTATACCAGATCTACTGATTTCCCCCCTGACAACATCATTCATCTCTTGAAAACCTTAACGAACGGAACATACCATGAAGACTTGTCTGCTCACTCTTATCTCCCTGCTCTTTCTTCTCATCGCAGGCCCTGGACAGGCGAAACAGAATGACATCAAGGACCTCGGTGCCGAGGTGATTCAGGCGGCCTTTTCCAAGCTCCATTTCTCCAGAGTCACGGCTGATAATATCGCCTGCCTGACCAATGCCGGTTATGTGCAGCATGAGGGAAAGAGTACCCTGATTCTCTACGATGTGTTCCAGGATAGAACTGGAATCAGTCTGGGCCGGGGTAATCTGCTTCCCATATACAGCGGGCCGGGAGAGTCGCTCTGGTTTGCCTTTGTGTATAAGAAATCACCGGGCCAGCTGATGCTGACCTATGTTGTGCCCAAAGGGGAGGGTGCAGAGGCCACCAGGCCCATCAATATTTATGTACGCAGGCATCAATCCTTTGTGCCCTTTACAGAGTTGCTCGGAGCAAAAACACTCCCCATCATCACCCTGGCGAACGGCTGGTCTGACGGGGTACCGGAAGATCTCCTTCAGGGAGCCCTGCAACATGATCAGTTCTGCCGAGGGGTCCTGACCGGCTACTTCACAGCTCGTTTTATCCAGAAACATTTTTCTCTGCTCAGTATAAACAACAGCTGGGACGATGTAACCACCAAGGATCTGCTGCAAGGTACCCTGTCCCATGATCA is drawn from Candidatus Electrothrix aestuarii and contains these coding sequences:
- a CDS encoding FmdE family protein, with translation MKTCLLTLISLLFLLIAGPGQAKQNDIKDLGAEVIQAAFSKLHFSRVTADNIACLTNAGYVQHEGKSTLILYDVFQDRTGISLGRGNLLPIYSGPGESLWFAFVYKKSPGQLMLTYVVPKGEGAEATRPINIYVRRHQSFVPFTELLGAKTLPIITLANGWSDGVPEDLLQGALQHDQFCRGVLTGYFTARFIQKHFSLLSINNSWDDVTTKDLLQGTLSHDHFCSGTITSYLTARFILDAFPLREGEQYTYIGAPGWCRDDYLLHYLNLTPGERGYSLMPPPKPWKKTEQKEDNDGIVIRFNSQENTGQAAALRFDRHEDAFRKFIGEPDLELDWENQPWLHVWYNRFFLRHRDEPEYFVSVVKTKDLASKEEFEALVNPSTNPLEAILGEKSSRN